One Cellulomonas sp. NS3 genomic region harbors:
- a CDS encoding major royal jelly family protein: MTGASRAAAVSWQGDDGSGSSGQATDQPVATLELVHAFEGPMPTGVTVSAQGRVFVNYPLWGDEVPATVTELRDGVAVAYPDEAWNSPSGDDDAGAFVSVQSVVVDPADRLWVLDTGSPLFQPTKPGGPKLVCVDLATDEVVQVITFDPSVALPSTYLNDVRFDLRRGDAGTAFITDSSDSGPNAIIVVDLATGEAWRRLHEHASTKALPWSEFRPVVEGRPMVQQPSPDEDPQPVAMGADGIAISHDGERLLYCPLASRRLWSVSVDALVDRTLDDAAVAATVVDEGDKGTGADGLETDDRGRVYVTAYEHDAVLRRLPDGSYETLVHDPRLLWPDTMSVAADGHLYVTANQLHRQATYQRGEDLRSKPYALFRTPVDAGPVRLVGGDPA; this comes from the coding sequence ATGACCGGCGCGAGCAGGGCCGCCGCGGTGAGCTGGCAGGGCGACGACGGGTCGGGCTCGAGCGGGCAGGCGACCGACCAGCCCGTCGCGACCCTCGAGCTCGTGCACGCGTTCGAGGGCCCGATGCCGACGGGCGTCACGGTCTCGGCGCAGGGCCGCGTCTTCGTCAACTACCCGCTGTGGGGCGACGAGGTCCCGGCGACCGTCACCGAGCTGCGCGACGGGGTCGCCGTCGCGTACCCGGACGAGGCGTGGAACTCGCCGTCGGGCGACGACGACGCCGGGGCGTTCGTGTCCGTGCAGAGCGTCGTCGTGGACCCGGCGGACCGGCTGTGGGTGCTCGACACGGGCAGCCCGCTGTTCCAGCCGACGAAGCCCGGCGGCCCCAAGCTCGTGTGCGTCGACCTCGCGACCGACGAGGTCGTCCAGGTGATCACGTTCGACCCGTCGGTCGCGCTGCCGAGCACCTACCTCAACGACGTGCGGTTCGACCTGCGCCGCGGCGACGCGGGCACCGCGTTCATCACCGACTCCTCGGACTCGGGGCCGAACGCGATCATCGTCGTCGACCTCGCCACCGGCGAGGCGTGGCGCCGCCTGCACGAGCACGCGTCGACCAAGGCGCTGCCGTGGAGCGAGTTCCGGCCCGTCGTCGAGGGCCGGCCGATGGTCCAGCAGCCGTCGCCCGACGAGGACCCGCAGCCCGTCGCGATGGGCGCCGACGGCATCGCGATCAGCCACGACGGCGAGCGCCTGCTGTACTGCCCGCTCGCGTCGCGGCGGCTGTGGAGCGTCTCGGTCGACGCGCTCGTCGACCGCACGCTCGACGACGCCGCGGTCGCGGCCACGGTGGTCGACGAGGGCGACAAGGGCACGGGCGCCGACGGCCTCGAGACCGACGACCGGGGTCGCGTCTACGTCACCGCGTACGAGCACGACGCCGTCCTGCGGCGGCTGCCCGACGGGTCCTACGAGACGCTCGTGCACGACCCCCGGCTGCTCTGGCCGGACACGATGTCGGTCGCCGCCGACGGCCACCTCTACGTCACGGCCAACCAGCTGCACCGCCAGGCGACCTACCAGCGCGGCGAGGACCTGCGGAGCAAGCCGTACGCGCTGTTCCGCACGCCCGTCGACGCCGGGCCGGTGCGGCTCGTCGGGGGCGACCCGGCGTGA
- a CDS encoding DUF427 domain-containing protein, translated as MTAPGAWRPRTPPPGGRAAVEPQPGQESVWDYPRPPRVEPSDEHVVVLLGASVVADTRRSLRVLETSHPPAYYLHPDDVAPAALVPVPGATSWCEFKGRATYWDVVGHDDAGREVRARQAAWGYASPSRGYEQLAGYVALYPGRMTRCTVDDEVVEAQEGDFYGGWRTSRVVGPFKGADGTRGW; from the coding sequence GTGACCGCGCCCGGTGCCTGGCGCCCGCGCACGCCCCCGCCGGGCGGGCGTGCGGCCGTCGAGCCGCAGCCCGGCCAGGAGTCGGTGTGGGACTACCCGCGCCCGCCGCGCGTCGAGCCGAGCGACGAGCACGTCGTCGTCCTGCTCGGGGCGTCCGTCGTCGCGGACACCCGCCGCAGCCTGCGCGTGCTCGAGACGTCGCACCCGCCGGCGTACTACCTGCACCCCGACGACGTCGCGCCCGCCGCCCTCGTCCCGGTTCCCGGCGCGACGTCGTGGTGCGAGTTCAAGGGCCGCGCGACGTACTGGGACGTCGTCGGGCACGACGACGCCGGTCGCGAGGTGCGCGCTCGGCAGGCCGCGTGGGGCTACGCGTCGCCGAGCCGCGGGTACGAGCAGCTCGCCGGGTACGTCGCGCTGTACCCGGGCCGCATGACCCGCTGCACGGTCGACGACGAGGTCGTCGAGGCGCAGGAGGGCGACTTCTACGGCGGCTGGCGCACGAGCCGGGTCGTCGGACCGTTCAAGGGAGCGGACGGCACGCGCGGCTGGTGA
- a CDS encoding LapA family protein codes for MQRVAHGLPSNHSPAFAPVIEPTLATGVAALVAGVGLAARGSARSRPTERRTMSSNVTPPSRWSTMGRRALSNWVVLLLVLLVVSLIAQNRQRVSIHLLFLEMTSPLWFVLFLTTLAGAVIGALSRRRRRTRGR; via the coding sequence ATGCAGCGGGTGGCGCACGGGCTCCCGTCGAACCACTCGCCCGCCTTCGCCCCGGTCATCGAGCCGACGCTGGCGACCGGGGTCGCCGCCCTGGTCGCCGGCGTCGGCTTGGCTGCCCGTGGCTCGGCCCGCAGCCGACCGACCGAGAGGCGCACCATGAGCTCGAACGTCACCCCTCCCTCGCGCTGGAGCACGATGGGCCGGCGCGCGCTCTCCAACTGGGTCGTCCTCCTGTTGGTGCTGCTCGTCGTCTCCCTGATCGCGCAGAACCGCCAGCGCGTGAGCATCCACCTGCTGTTCCTGGAGATGACGTCACCGCTCTGGTTCGTCCTCTTCCTCACCACGCTCGCCGGCGCCGTGATCGGCGCCCTGAGCAGGCGACGGCGACGCACGCGCGGCCGCTGA
- a CDS encoding MFS transporter: MSTSETTGTTPTPAATPVEERRSWLPMVSLFLAQVLMSFNVAALPVSLGGMVEDFGVPPTVVSSTIVVYGLVVAALVMTGAKLGQRIGWVTVFRITVGTFAGSALLMIFSPTVGWAIAGQAVAGASAAIIVPSLVALIAENYRGSQQATAVGSLGSARAVSGVSAFFIGGALGTFVGWRPVFGVVLALAVAVLAFSVRLRADRGDPGVRIDLVAAAIIGAAVVLLTLGFNNLNAWGMFYASPAAPFDLGGLSPAPVLVLTGLVLGQAFFAWTRRRTAAGRVPLVDLSVLARASERAAVYAMFVVVALEAALNFTVPLYIQIVQGRTPFDTALAMMPFNLTVFVTATLVVRFYRRYPPRTIGVVGFALTTAALVWLSFVVTNNWETLPTILGLVVFGVGLGSLVTLVFNVLVTAAPKSLAGDVGSIRGTTQNLASAVGTALAGALLVTILSANVGRAVVENVELPPALVAQVDLDAVNFVSNDDLRTVLAGTDATERQVEAAVAVNEAARLDALRLGLLVLAGVSATAIVPASRLPRYRPGEIPDPAPAGGR; this comes from the coding sequence ATGAGCACGAGCGAGACCACCGGCACGACGCCGACGCCCGCCGCCACGCCGGTCGAGGAACGCCGGTCCTGGCTCCCCATGGTGAGCCTGTTCCTGGCCCAGGTGCTGATGTCGTTCAACGTCGCCGCGCTGCCGGTGTCGCTGGGGGGCATGGTCGAGGACTTCGGGGTCCCGCCGACCGTCGTGAGCTCGACGATCGTCGTGTACGGGCTCGTGGTCGCCGCGCTGGTCATGACCGGCGCCAAGCTCGGCCAGCGGATCGGGTGGGTGACCGTCTTCCGGATCACCGTGGGCACGTTCGCCGGCTCGGCGCTGCTGATGATCTTCTCCCCGACCGTCGGCTGGGCGATCGCCGGTCAAGCCGTGGCCGGCGCCTCCGCGGCCATCATCGTCCCCTCGCTGGTGGCCCTCATCGCCGAGAACTACCGCGGGTCGCAGCAGGCGACCGCGGTCGGGTCGCTCGGCTCGGCCCGGGCGGTCTCCGGGGTGAGCGCGTTCTTCATCGGTGGTGCGCTCGGCACGTTCGTGGGCTGGCGACCCGTCTTCGGGGTCGTCCTCGCGCTCGCGGTCGCGGTGCTCGCGTTCAGCGTCCGGCTGCGCGCCGACCGGGGCGACCCGGGTGTCCGCATCGACCTCGTGGCGGCCGCGATCATCGGCGCCGCCGTCGTGCTCCTGACCCTCGGGTTCAACAACCTCAACGCCTGGGGGATGTTCTACGCCTCGCCCGCCGCCCCGTTCGACCTCGGCGGCCTGTCACCCGCCCCGGTGCTGGTGCTGACCGGGCTCGTCCTCGGCCAGGCGTTCTTCGCGTGGACCCGGCGCCGCACGGCCGCAGGGAGGGTTCCCCTGGTCGATCTCAGCGTCCTCGCACGAGCCAGCGAGCGCGCCGCGGTGTACGCGATGTTCGTCGTCGTCGCCCTCGAGGCGGCACTGAACTTCACCGTCCCGCTGTACATCCAGATCGTGCAGGGTCGCACCCCGTTCGACACCGCGCTGGCGATGATGCCGTTCAACCTCACCGTGTTCGTCACCGCGACGCTCGTCGTGCGCTTCTACCGGCGCTACCCGCCGCGCACCATCGGCGTCGTCGGCTTCGCCCTCACCACGGCGGCCCTCGTCTGGCTGTCGTTCGTCGTGACGAACAACTGGGAGACCCTCCCGACGATCCTCGGACTGGTCGTCTTCGGCGTCGGGCTGGGCTCGCTCGTGACGCTGGTCTTCAACGTGCTCGTGACCGCCGCGCCGAAGTCGCTCGCCGGTGACGTCGGCTCGATCCGGGGCACCACGCAGAACCTCGCCTCGGCCGTCGGGACGGCGCTGGCCGGTGCGCTGCTCGTCACGATCCTCTCCGCGAACGTCGGGCGTGCCGTGGTCGAGAACGTCGAGCTGCCGCCCGCGCTCGTCGCCCAGGTCGACCTGGACGCCGTCAACTTCGTCAGCAACGACGACCTGCGCACCGTCCTCGCCGGCACGGACGCCACCGAGCGGCAGGTCGAGGCCGCCGTCGCCGTCAACGAGGCGGCACGCCTGGACGCTCTGCGGCTCGGGCTGCTCGTCCTGGCCGGCGTGAGCGCGACCGCCATCGTCCCCGCGAGTCGGCTGCCCCGGTACCGGCCCGGCGAGATCCCGGACCCGGCACCCGCGGGGGGCCGGTGA
- the glsA gene encoding glutaminase A, translating into MKTVSDEVEQEVSTGSLPAWDRVEELARSAHARFRHDDEGAVATYIPVLAEVDPALFGVCVAEVSGAVHEVGETSYEFSVQSISKAFVYALVCEEHGHEVVRERVGVDNTGLAFNSVIAVELNDGHPMNPMVNAGALATTALMPGASFAEQWENVRTGLSRFAGRQLELDGEVYRSESATNARNKAIARLLQSYGRIDLDPLEVVDVYTRQCALRVDARDLAVMGATLADGGVNPVTGERVVSAQVCRDTLAVLASTGMYERSGEWLFEIGLPAKSGVTGGIVAIAPGKGAIGTFSPRLDPAGNSVRGRHATAYLSRALGLNIFASAAQAAATGVPDGVEHSA; encoded by the coding sequence GTGAAGACGGTGTCTGACGAGGTCGAGCAGGAGGTCTCCACCGGGTCGCTGCCCGCCTGGGACCGGGTCGAGGAGCTGGCGCGCTCGGCGCACGCACGGTTCCGGCACGACGACGAGGGCGCCGTGGCCACCTACATCCCGGTGCTCGCGGAAGTCGACCCCGCCCTGTTCGGGGTGTGCGTCGCGGAGGTGAGCGGAGCCGTGCACGAGGTCGGGGAGACCTCGTACGAGTTCTCGGTCCAGTCGATCTCGAAGGCGTTCGTCTACGCGCTCGTGTGCGAGGAGCACGGGCACGAGGTGGTGCGCGAGCGCGTCGGGGTCGACAACACCGGCCTGGCGTTCAACTCCGTGATCGCGGTCGAGCTCAACGACGGGCACCCGATGAACCCGATGGTCAACGCCGGCGCGCTGGCCACGACGGCCCTCATGCCGGGCGCGTCGTTCGCGGAGCAGTGGGAGAACGTCCGCACCGGGCTGTCGCGGTTCGCCGGCCGTCAGCTCGAGCTCGACGGCGAGGTGTACCGCTCGGAGTCGGCGACGAACGCGCGCAACAAGGCGATCGCGCGCCTCCTGCAGAGCTACGGGCGCATCGACCTGGACCCCCTCGAGGTGGTCGACGTCTACACCCGCCAGTGCGCGCTGCGGGTCGACGCCCGCGATCTCGCGGTCATGGGGGCCACGCTCGCCGACGGAGGGGTGAACCCGGTCACCGGGGAACGCGTCGTGTCGGCGCAGGTCTGCCGGGACACGCTCGCGGTGCTCGCCTCGACCGGGATGTACGAGCGCTCCGGGGAGTGGCTGTTCGAGATCGGCCTGCCCGCGAAGTCGGGCGTCACCGGGGGGATCGTCGCGATCGCACCGGGCAAGGGCGCGATCGGCACGTTCTCCCCGCGTCTGGACCCTGCCGGCAACAGTGTCCGCGGCCGGCACGCGACCGCGTACCTGTCGCGGGCGCTCGGTCTCAACATCTTCGCGTCCGCGGCGCAGGCTGCGGCGACCGGCGTGCCCGACGGGGTGGAGCACAGCGCATGA
- a CDS encoding heme biosynthesis protein HemY has translation MDQPEAQSDVVDYTQLPERVALEDTITTQESRVGPDPTMGRDTETEFLLRNAG, from the coding sequence GTGGACCAGCCCGAGGCGCAGTCGGACGTCGTGGACTACACGCAGCTGCCGGAGCGCGTCGCGCTCGAGGACACGATCACCACGCAGGAGAGCCGGGTCGGTCCTGATCCGACGATGGGCCGCGACACGGAGACCGAGTTCCTGCTGCGCAACGCGGGCTGA
- a CDS encoding GNAT family N-acetyltransferase, whose protein sequence is MPALIEPTTALHASWRAAHEEWGPGLHEDGFGLRPSDEVGSDAGFRTWVARLTGESAPAGRVDPGATRPTYRWIVEGQTVLGGIALRTGPHDVVQRLGHIGFGVRPSARRQGVARWALGQMLTEAAAQGLDQVLLVCERSNTASAATIEALGGLLEGGPHAGDQDVRRYRIAV, encoded by the coding sequence ATGCCGGCGCTGATCGAACCGACGACCGCGCTTCACGCCTCCTGGCGCGCAGCCCACGAGGAGTGGGGGCCGGGCCTGCACGAGGACGGCTTCGGTCTGAGGCCGTCCGACGAGGTGGGGTCCGACGCGGGTTTCCGCACGTGGGTGGCCCGGCTGACCGGCGAGTCCGCACCGGCGGGACGAGTCGACCCCGGTGCGACGAGGCCCACGTACCGCTGGATCGTGGAGGGCCAGACGGTGCTGGGCGGGATCGCTCTGCGCACCGGCCCTCACGACGTCGTGCAGCGCCTGGGCCACATCGGGTTCGGCGTCCGCCCCTCCGCGCGACGGCAGGGCGTCGCGCGCTGGGCACTGGGTCAGATGCTGACCGAGGCCGCCGCGCAGGGGCTGGACCAGGTGCTGCTCGTCTGCGAGCGCAGCAACACCGCCTCCGCCGCGACGATCGAGGCGCTCGGCGGCCTGCTTGAGGGCGGCCCGCACGCCGGCGACCAGGACGTCCGGCGCTACCGGATCGCTGTCTGA
- a CDS encoding VOC family protein — protein sequence MPCRLAAVAFDAHDPARVAAFWGRVLGREPVEDAHGVLLTGPDTQVGLRFVPSGSTKAGQNRIHLHLTSTTPDDQQDVVRRALALGARHLDVGQRPEEGHVVLADPEGNALCVIEPGNAFLAGCGFLGEVACEGTRDVGVFWAAALGWPLVWDQQEETAVQSPEGGTKVAWGGPPVPERHGRNRQRLELALVGDPAGAGPAGAGAAGDALAAEVERLVGLGATRIGSVEDGAVELADPDGNELRLSPPR from the coding sequence GTGCCCTGCCGCCTCGCCGCCGTCGCGTTCGACGCCCACGACCCGGCGCGAGTGGCGGCCTTCTGGGGCCGGGTGCTGGGCCGCGAGCCGGTCGAGGACGCTCACGGGGTCCTGCTGACGGGGCCCGACACCCAGGTCGGGCTCCGGTTCGTCCCGAGCGGCTCGACGAAGGCCGGGCAGAACCGCATCCACCTGCACCTCACGAGCACCACCCCCGACGACCAGCAGGACGTGGTGAGGCGCGCGCTCGCACTCGGTGCCCGTCACCTGGACGTGGGGCAGCGCCCCGAGGAGGGGCACGTCGTGCTCGCCGACCCGGAGGGCAACGCGCTCTGCGTGATCGAGCCCGGCAACGCCTTCCTCGCCGGGTGCGGGTTCCTCGGGGAGGTTGCCTGCGAGGGGACGCGGGACGTCGGCGTCTTCTGGGCGGCGGCGCTCGGCTGGCCCCTGGTGTGGGACCAGCAGGAGGAGACCGCGGTCCAGTCGCCGGAGGGCGGCACCAAGGTCGCGTGGGGCGGCCCGCCCGTGCCGGAGCGGCACGGCAGGAACCGGCAGAGGCTCGAGCTCGCGCTGGTGGGGGATCCCGCGGGCGCCGGTCCGGCCGGCGCAGGCGCGGCCGGGGACGCGCTCGCGGCCGAGGTCGAGCGGCTGGTCGGGCTCGGCGCGACCCGGATCGGCAGCGTCGAGGACGGCGCCGTCGAGCTCGCCGACCCCGACGGCAACGAGCTCCGCCTCAGCCCTCCGCGGTGA
- a CDS encoding PPOX class F420-dependent oxidoreductase, with protein MTSLPTHAFTALGDERFVSLTTFRRTGEPVSTPVWVVRDGDTLLVTTPDDSGKVKRLRHTARVELRPCSRSGSVPDGAVPVPGDAELVTDPTEVARLSDLFQDRYGLEYRAFMLVERLAARRQKPRVIVRITAEG; from the coding sequence ATGACGAGCCTGCCCACCCACGCCTTCACCGCGCTCGGCGACGAGCGGTTCGTGTCGCTCACGACGTTCCGCCGCACGGGCGAGCCCGTCTCGACGCCCGTGTGGGTCGTCCGCGACGGCGACACGCTGCTCGTCACGACGCCCGACGACAGCGGCAAGGTCAAGCGGCTGCGGCACACCGCGCGCGTCGAGCTCCGCCCGTGCAGCCGCAGCGGCTCCGTGCCCGACGGCGCGGTCCCCGTCCCGGGCGACGCCGAGCTCGTCACGGACCCCACCGAGGTCGCGCGCCTCTCGGACCTGTTCCAGGACCGCTACGGCCTCGAGTACCGGGCGTTCATGCTCGTCGAGCGCCTCGCCGCGCGGCGCCAGAAGCCGCGCGTCATCGTCCGGATCACCGCGGAGGGCTGA
- the galE gene encoding UDP-glucose 4-epimerase GalE, whose protein sequence is MDILITGGAGFIGSTIASAALDAGHRPIVLDNLVTGRREFTAGRVFYEGDISDRALVHRVFDENPDIAAVVHCAALIVVPDSVAHPIDYYRANVTKTIDLVETVVERGCRRLIFSSSASMYRPSDDFSVDESSPLAPTSPYARTKMVVEGVLEDIAAATDLRVLSLRYFNPIGADPQLRTGLQLAAPSHALGQLVDRHRAGQPFALTGVDYDTRDGSGIRDYVHVWDLALAHVAALERFDDALAGDRHAVVNLGTGTGTTVKELVAAFEEVTGDRVEVVEHPRRPGDSAGAYTRSDRAREVLGWEARRSVQDGIADSLAWFEKRGTVLPDLAG, encoded by the coding sequence ATGGACATCCTCATCACCGGCGGCGCCGGGTTCATCGGGAGCACCATCGCGTCGGCGGCGCTCGACGCGGGCCACCGGCCGATCGTCCTCGACAACCTCGTCACCGGCCGCCGCGAGTTCACCGCGGGGCGGGTGTTCTACGAGGGCGACATCTCCGACCGCGCGCTCGTGCACCGTGTCTTCGACGAGAACCCGGACATCGCCGCCGTCGTGCACTGCGCGGCCCTCATCGTGGTGCCCGACTCGGTCGCGCACCCGATCGACTACTACCGCGCCAACGTCACCAAGACGATCGACCTCGTCGAGACCGTGGTCGAGCGCGGCTGCCGCCGGCTGATCTTCAGCAGCTCCGCGTCGATGTACCGGCCGAGCGACGACTTCAGCGTCGACGAGTCCTCGCCGCTCGCCCCGACCAGCCCGTACGCGCGCACCAAGATGGTCGTCGAGGGCGTGCTCGAGGACATCGCGGCCGCGACCGACCTGCGCGTGCTCTCGCTGCGGTACTTCAACCCGATCGGCGCCGACCCGCAGCTGCGCACCGGCCTGCAGCTCGCCGCCCCGAGCCACGCGCTCGGCCAGCTCGTCGACCGGCACCGCGCGGGGCAGCCGTTCGCGCTCACCGGGGTCGACTACGACACGCGCGACGGCTCGGGCATCCGCGACTACGTGCACGTGTGGGACCTCGCGCTCGCGCACGTCGCGGCGCTCGAGCGGTTCGACGACGCCCTCGCGGGGGACCGGCACGCGGTCGTCAACCTCGGCACGGGCACGGGGACGACCGTCAAGGAGCTCGTCGCCGCGTTCGAGGAGGTCACCGGCGACCGCGTCGAGGTCGTCGAGCACCCGCGCCGGCCCGGGGACTCCGCGGGCGCCTACACCCGCAGCGACCGGGCGCGCGAGGTGCTCGGCTGGGAGGCGCGGCGGTCGGTGCAGGACGGCATCGCGGACTCCCTCGCGTGGTTCGAGAAGCGCGGCACGGTGCTGCCGGACCTCGCGGGCTGA
- a CDS encoding pyridoxal phosphate-dependent aminotransferase, whose amino-acid sequence MKVSRRSHVPPFAVMEVLAAANARRAAGESVLNLCAGEPSTGASDVVRDRAIEILTSGSLGYTEALGAPPLRAAIAGHYARWYGVDVDPSRVAVTTGSSGGFMLAFLAAFDVGDRVALARPGYPAYKNILASLGCEVVELECGPGTRYQPTVAQLQEAYYAGGLDGVVVASPANPTGTMIAADELAALAAWCAEFDVRLVSDEIYHGITYGSVPDGGAPDLGAPRTPVPVAGGLAAAEAVGSAGAATAAQFLDQGAVVVNSFSKYWAMTGWRLGWLLLPEDLVVPVDALASNVALCPPALAQHAGVAAFSPEGYAAAHENVTRYAQSRALLLDRLPELGWDRVAPADGAFYLYADISASGLDSVTWCERLLAEAGVALTPGTDFDGVAGRDWVRLSFASSVDVVREAVDRVVAWQRTL is encoded by the coding sequence ATGAAGGTCTCGCGCCGTTCCCACGTCCCGCCGTTCGCCGTCATGGAGGTCCTCGCGGCCGCCAACGCCCGACGAGCCGCCGGGGAGTCGGTGCTCAACCTGTGCGCGGGCGAGCCGTCGACGGGCGCGTCGGACGTCGTGCGCGACCGGGCGATCGAGATCCTCACGTCCGGGAGCCTCGGGTACACCGAGGCCCTGGGTGCGCCGCCGCTGCGAGCCGCGATCGCGGGGCACTACGCGCGCTGGTACGGCGTCGACGTGGACCCGTCGCGCGTCGCGGTCACGACCGGGTCGTCGGGCGGGTTCATGCTCGCGTTCCTCGCGGCGTTCGACGTCGGCGACCGGGTCGCGCTGGCCCGCCCCGGCTACCCGGCGTACAAGAACATCCTGGCGTCGCTCGGGTGCGAGGTCGTCGAGCTCGAGTGCGGCCCGGGGACGCGCTACCAGCCGACGGTCGCCCAGCTGCAGGAGGCGTACTACGCGGGCGGCCTCGACGGCGTCGTCGTCGCGAGCCCCGCGAACCCGACGGGCACGATGATCGCGGCCGACGAGCTCGCCGCGCTCGCGGCCTGGTGCGCGGAGTTCGACGTGCGGCTCGTCAGCGACGAGATCTACCACGGCATCACGTACGGGTCGGTGCCCGACGGTGGCGCCCCGGACCTGGGTGCCCCCCGCACCCCGGTGCCCGTCGCGGGCGGGCTGGCCGCGGCCGAGGCCGTCGGGTCCGCCGGGGCGGCGACCGCCGCGCAGTTCCTCGACCAGGGCGCCGTGGTCGTGAACTCGTTCTCGAAGTACTGGGCGATGACGGGCTGGCGCCTCGGGTGGCTGCTGCTGCCCGAGGACCTCGTGGTGCCGGTCGACGCGCTCGCGAGCAACGTCGCGCTGTGCCCGCCCGCGCTCGCCCAGCACGCCGGCGTCGCGGCGTTCTCGCCCGAGGGGTACGCGGCGGCGCACGAGAACGTCACGCGCTACGCGCAGTCGCGCGCCCTGCTGCTGGACCGGCTGCCCGAGCTCGGCTGGGACCGGGTGGCGCCGGCCGACGGCGCGTTCTACCTCTACGCCGACATCAGCGCGTCGGGGCTCGACTCCGTGACGTGGTGCGAGCGGCTGCTCGCCGAGGCGGGGGTCGCCCTGACGCCCGGGACCGACTTCGACGGCGTCGCCGGGCGGGACTGGGTGCGGCTGTCGTTCGCGTCGTCGGTCGACGTCGTGCGCGAGGCGGTCGACCGTGTCGTGGCGTGGCAGCGCACGCTGTGA
- a CDS encoding DUF6545 domain-containing protein: protein MAELVTAGVVVLWAVTVVEVVRAVRGTGTRSLLVAVAALAAGRTLDLDAVGEALGRTTALAAVEHALVVVSAVAVVAFTHRITGERRTVPRPVWVVLAVMLAAPLVDAGGLLPATAEGRAAVYASSVPWLVHWVAFLVTLAVALTAGARIALRNGRLTRGVLGVRLVGLGAGQVLGVLYTALKALHLGVLVVSPGSDVRLVGTAEQAALSSAILLVATGLVVGFAATVAADVATRRRLWVLWPVWADLWPHAPHLDDTPPGRLRTIFSTDARIREVRLVVEIGDALRALTPYVPAHDHTDPVASAAALQLASRRVGQGLPPPAASGPRPAEAGFAARTRELSTLARAWPRAAAVRAQVVPGAEVEGGDDAVAAQVRASGDGPPGLAERTP, encoded by the coding sequence GTGGCTGAGCTCGTCACCGCCGGGGTCGTGGTCCTGTGGGCCGTGACCGTCGTGGAGGTCGTGCGCGCCGTCCGCGGCACCGGCACGCGGTCGCTGCTCGTGGCGGTCGCCGCCCTCGCCGCGGGCCGGACCCTCGACCTCGACGCGGTGGGCGAGGCGCTGGGGCGCACGACCGCGCTCGCCGCCGTCGAGCACGCGCTCGTCGTGGTCAGCGCCGTGGCGGTGGTGGCGTTCACCCACCGGATCACCGGCGAGCGCCGCACGGTCCCGCGGCCGGTCTGGGTCGTGCTCGCGGTCATGCTCGCGGCGCCGCTGGTCGACGCGGGCGGCTTGCTGCCGGCGACCGCGGAGGGCCGGGCCGCCGTGTACGCGTCGTCGGTCCCGTGGCTCGTGCACTGGGTCGCGTTCCTCGTGACGCTCGCCGTCGCCCTCACCGCCGGCGCCCGCATCGCGCTGCGCAACGGCCGCCTCACGCGTGGGGTCCTCGGGGTGCGGCTCGTCGGTCTCGGGGCCGGTCAGGTGCTCGGCGTGCTCTACACCGCGCTCAAGGCGCTGCACCTCGGGGTGCTGGTGGTCTCGCCGGGGTCGGACGTCCGGCTGGTCGGCACCGCGGAGCAGGCGGCGCTGAGCTCGGCGATCCTGCTCGTCGCGACCGGGCTCGTCGTCGGCTTCGCCGCCACGGTCGCCGCGGACGTCGCGACCCGCCGGCGGCTGTGGGTGCTGTGGCCGGTGTGGGCGGACCTGTGGCCGCACGCACCGCACCTCGACGACACCCCACCGGGTCGCCTCCGGACGATCTTCTCGACCGACGCGCGCATCCGCGAGGTCCGGCTCGTCGTCGAGATCGGCGACGCGCTGCGCGCCCTCACCCCCTACGTGCCCGCGCACGACCACACCGACCCGGTCGCGTCCGCCGCGGCGCTGCAGCTCGCGTCCCGACGGGTCGGGCAGGGCCTCCCGCCGCCGGCGGCGTCGGGGCCGCGGCCGGCCGAGGCGGGGTTCGCCGCACGGACGCGCGAGCTGTCCACGCTCGCGCGCGCGTGGCCGCGGGCGGCGGCCGTCCGGGCGCAGGTCGTCCCCGGCGCGGAGGTCGAGGGCGGGGACGACGCCGTCGCGGCGCAGGTCCGGGCGTCCGGGGACGGACCGCCCGGGCTCGCGGAGCGCACGCCATGA
- a CDS encoding helix-turn-helix domain-containing protein, protein MAEQDEPTTVGTGLAAKLDRLFTTMRPSPDREYTHDEVAQAIGRTAGGPSISATYVWQLRTGRRDNPTKRHLEALAAFFGVQPAYFFDDDRAGEIERQLALVAAMRDAGVRSVALRASGLSQQSIDALLLMVERVRELEGVHGRTQGDTRDDQRPTPG, encoded by the coding sequence ATGGCGGAGCAGGACGAGCCAACCACGGTCGGCACCGGGCTCGCCGCCAAGCTCGACCGGCTCTTCACGACGATGCGCCCGTCGCCGGACCGCGAGTACACCCACGACGAGGTCGCCCAGGCGATCGGCCGCACCGCCGGCGGACCGTCGATCTCCGCGACGTACGTGTGGCAGCTGCGCACCGGTCGGCGCGACAACCCGACGAAGCGGCACCTCGAGGCGCTCGCGGCGTTCTTCGGCGTGCAGCCCGCCTACTTCTTCGACGACGATCGGGCGGGCGAGATCGAGCGCCAGCTCGCGCTCGTCGCTGCGATGCGGGACGCGGGCGTGCGCTCCGTCGCCCTGCGCGCGTCCGGCCTGTCGCAGCAGAGCATCGACGCCCTGCTGCTCATGGTCGAGCGCGTCCGCGAGCTCGAGGGCGTGCACGGCAGGACCCAGGGGGACACGAGAGATGACCAGCGCCCGACGCCGGGCTGA